The segment tactctaggtacctcatataagtggaatcatacagcagttgtccttttgtgattcgcttatttcacatagcatgATGTCGTcaaagtttatccatgttgtagcatgtgtcaggatttcctttttaAGTGTAATGCTATCCCTTTTTAGGTATATACCAGATTTTAATTATCTGtgcatctattgatggacacttggattgcttctaccttttggctgttaggaataatgctgccatgaatatGGGTTTAAAAATAcctgtttgagtccctgctttcttCCACTTCTTTGGGGGTATAtgtccagaagtagaattgctgggttattctgtttaacattttgagacgCTGCCGTACTGTTTTCTGTAGCAGCAGTTTTACATTGCCACCAGCAGAgtacaagggttccagtttctccacatctttgtcctcacttgttgctttgtttttgttttgtttttggtaataGGTATCCTATTGGGTGTGATGTGgttatcttattgtggttttgatttgcatttctttaatggttagtgaggttgagcatcttttcatatctttattggccatttatatatcttgCTTGGTAAAATGTCTCTTCaagttttttgcccatttttgaatcagGGTTTTGgtcttttgttattgagttgtaggagttatttatgtattttggtgCATATTAAGATTTGAAGAGTAAGTATATCCAAGGCTAAAGAAGATTAGAGGAGGGCTTGATGAAGTCAGCCAGAAGTGGAGGAGATAGCATATGAATCAGGCTCTTAATAAAGAAAAGAAGTATAGGATTTTTGAGGAGGCCAAGGTGAGAAAAAAAGCGTTCTAAACAAAGGGATTGACTTGGGCAAAGGAATGGAGTGGGTAAAGCAGGGTATGTTTGGAGAGTGGTGGGGATTCTGATTAAATTAAATCATCAGATTGGATTAACAGGCACTGTGAGGCTGGAAGGATAGATTTTGAAGGACAAAGGAGAATACACATTTGGTCATGAGAACAGCCTGTGTACATGCCTACCCCAGATTGGTCTGCCAGGCCAGAGTGGGCCTTACCCTACTTGCCACCTCTAGAGATGAGGTCAGTTCCACTCGAAGCATATGACTGCGAATATAGGatttggatggggagggaggcttcCTAAGCAAGAATCCAAGATTGTTAGCAAGAGAAGGAGAAGTGGCTACTGAGGAGGCAGTCAACAAACATCAGTGCAGGTCTGTCCCAGGAGGCAGTCAGTAAATATCTGATTGAATGGGGGGGGGTGACAGAAATGACCTCTGTAGCTTCTGAAAGCACCTGAAGCTTAGCTGTCATGCTCAGTAGCAGACTTCTGGCCCTTTCTGTGGCCTGTGCTCTGGGTTTACAGCTACCCTGGGAGGAATGATTAGGATAGTAAGGAGAGCTAATGTTTATTTAGCTTCTACTCTGTGCTAGGGCTCTTTCATGTATTAGCTCACCCTTTTAATTTCATCTTAAGTTCTGAGGGAGCTCTTCATATGCAAGTAAGGCTAGACAGCTCATTAGAGGCAGAGCTTGATTAAATCTAACTTGTTTCTACTAAGGGGACCTACTGTTTAGACTCAGCCTCCCCTTTGCCCTGGGCCCCAGCCTTCAGTGGTCGTGCTGGTTGTAATCAGCCATCTACCTCGAAAGCTGTCCCACTCCCTGGGGCACCAGTCTTTTCGGGGGGCGAGTGATGACTGACCTGTGACTGGGGGCCAGGGACTTAAGCCCAAGGACTCTCAGTACTAGCTCTTGAGTCAGTCCCTTCCCAGCACTAGAACTCTGTGCAGAGTTTTCCTTGTTTCCTGGTAGAAGCTCATTTCTTGGCTTTTCCTGAGGTTTCCTCTCCCAGAACTGCTGTGCTAGCTGGGAACGAGGTAAAGGTGGGCATGGTGCCCGGGGTGGGCTGGGCAGTGCCCTCAGCCTCGCTTTCTCCAGTGGAGGCAGCTCAGGCTGACtctgtttctttccctttcctagaATCATCGCGATGATGAGTCCAGAGGACAGCTGGGTCTCCAAGTGGCAGCGAGTCAGTAAGTATCTCCCTTTGTCTTTATCCTGGCCTAGAGGTATTGTCTGGGCTGGGTTGGGGAGTCTTCAATCAACGGGTAAGTGGCCCCAGAGTGAGAAAGATGGGGTCGGAGGAAAGCCACGAAAAGTGTCCTGTGCCCTGTCACTTAAAACTTGTAGCCAAAAGAAGCAACTGCTTTTCTCTTAGAGTTGcagcatttctttcatttttagctTAAGGTTGTGTGTAGTCTTTTGTCGTAACTGACTCCTAACCGCAGTCTCTTCTTCTCTTTCAGGTAACTTTAAGCCAGGCGTGTATGCAGTGTCCGTCACTGGTCGCCTGCCCCAAGGTAATAATAATTATAGTAACAGCCCTTGTTCATTTATTGTGCCAGGCTTTATGGAAGTTTCTCATGTGAATTAATGCCACTGCTCATGACtctctgaggaaaccaaagcttcagagaggttaaataacttgtccaagatccCCTAGTTGGTAAGGAGCCAGGATATCCACTCAGGCATCCTGGCTCCAGAACCCTTGCTTTTGACAGCTACAGTGTGTCCCCCGTTGTCTTCCTGTTCTTACTAAGTCACTGACAAGCATGTGCCTGGGTCCTCAAGGGGGTGACACTCCAGCCACGCAGTTCTGATGAGCAGTCCAGAAATTCCGGTTTGCCTAGATCGTACCACTCCGTCCCCTCACCATGTGGGAGCCAGGGGACCCTCCTTGTCTTCTGACTCTTCTCCCCTCACAGAGCTGTTTCTCTTCCCACTGCAGGAATCGTACGGGAACTGAAGAGTCGAGGCGTGGCCTACAAGTCCAGAGACACAGCCATAAAGACCTAGGAAGGCTCACGGCTGCCAGCATCTTGCCTCCTCGTCTCTGCCGCCGTTTGTTTTCTGTCATGGAGCTAAATGGGCAGAAATTCAAACACATCCCGCCCTCCGATACTAAGACTCCGCCGACTGTCAACAGATCAGCCCAATGTGTCCTTGGGCCATTTTTACCCTCTTTGGACTACTGTGGGGGGTGGGTAGAGACTGAGTTCCGTGGGAAGTAGGATGCTAGTTTTCCTACCTACAGCCCAGGGCTGCACCCTTGCTCATAGGCAGGACTCTGGGTCAGATGGCAATAAACATGAACCCCTAGAAATGTTCTTAAGCCCACAGCAGAAGCCTTCTTGCCCTCTTTCCCTTAGCTGGGCGCAGTAAGAATGCACTGCCCAGTAGGCGTCTTCCCAGAGCAGCAGAGCCCTTCTGCTCTTCGTGATCCgtctctgagcctccagggtTGTAGCCTTTCGAACGTGCTTCCTTGGGTCTCGGAAGGTCTGCTGTCCTGAGTCTAGGCAACCGTATCAGCCTGGTAGTCCTGGTGTCTGTGGTTGCCGCCTTCTGCCCTCTAGACCTGGCACAGCAGGTATCCCTTAAAATCCTGAGGGCAAATAGTACTTGTGCAAGTATTATTTGCCCTTGACCATGATTAataccttttttctcttctttgttcatttcttcctatACTTCAGGCACACCAGTGGCACCCTTGACCTCCCCCTGCCCACCTTCCCAATGTCCCCCTAATTGGAGACCCTCAGGTTACTGTTGGGTCCTGCTCTGGTTAGTTCGGGCCTCCCCAGGAGGTGGGCCTCTCCTTTTGTCTCTGGCCTAGTAGGGGTTCTTGAGTCACGTCATGCTACTGGCCAAGGtgaattatttgttttagaattaaatatttatcataaatTCTCATCTATTTAAATTTCTGTAATAAATCCTGTTAGTGTCCCCATTTTTGTTGTTACTGTGGTCATTTATTTGGCttctccaggtcttagttgtgacatgggggatctagttccctgaccagggtttgaacccaggcctgctgcattgagagcatgaagtcatagccacaggaccacccgggaagtcccagggtcctcatttttatttccctaaGTTTCTTGCTCCCCATCTGTTCAGAACGAAAGTGATTACATTTCATTTACTTCAGGGTTTTTGTGATTATGAAAATAAAGGGATGTGAAAATTCTGTAACTTCAGTTTTATAAACGGTAACATTCACTCTTTTATTAGCCATTCTTAAATATATATCCACAAcatgtgtgaaagtcactcagttatgtcaactctgcaaccccatggactgtagcctgccaggatcctctgtccatggaattctccggacaagaatactggagtgggtagcctttcccttctccaggggatcttcccaatccaggaatcgaactcaggtctgcattgcaggcagattcttgaccatctgagctgtATACAGTCAACCAAAGTAGCAGGGAAGTACTGTGTGAGGACTGGCACGCGGGCCGAGCTCTGACTCAGGAGCCGAGGggcctgcactggggctgtgtgTCTCTCAGCCACCTGGTGTTGCTAGTGAGTCAGTGTCTCTGTCTTACCTGTGACCTGGAGTGTGTGGGAAGGCGGGGAGACGCTGCCTCGCCAGTGACCCTCCGCATCCCTTGCGCTCTCTCAGGCCCAGGGAAGGAAGCTGGGCGTGACCCAGCTGCTCACGTCATCCCTCCCAGGTCCTCTTCCATCTGGAACCATTTTCTCTGATGCCTTCAAGCTCAGGGAGTGTTCCGTTAACTCCAATCCCAACTGAGTTTTTCTAGGACTTCCCCAGCCCAGCAAGCTGACCAAGCTCCAGGGGTAGTGGTTTctgttcttcagtttcagtctgaaagGGGCCTTGGGAAGCAGCCCCACCAGGCTGGAGCTGACATGTCCTGCAGGGAAGAAGTGGGTTTTACCAAGAGTGCCCGGGCTGTGTAGCCAACGCCCCACTTTCACTGGTGTTCTCAGAAAGTCCCTTGGAAATCCCCCGGCAGCCGTCCTGCGTGTCTGACCCGGACGTAGCTGTTCTGTGAGAATGGAAacagttgggggggggggcaagGGGAGCTGTGCACAAATAACCGCACTCACGCTGCCTCAGCTCCACACCAGAGGGGCCCTAACTGTCAGCTCCACAGGAAGCCAGAGACACAGGCACTGGCGGTTGTGGGGGAGGGCCGGCCCATCACGGTGACCGGATTTCACAGGCTGGGGTGCCGGCAGCCTCTTCCTGGGAGCTGTCTCTGAATCCACCTTCTGGCTTTCTCTGGTCCTGGAACCCACTCAGGAGCCCAGACAGGCGAGAAGGCGCTGGAGGCTCATCCCCTGTCAGGAACCTAACAAAGCTggaatcctgacccagggatggaacccgggtctcctgcactgcaggcgattTAGGCTTCCCTgtgggctcagacggtaaagaatccgcctgcagtgcaggagacctgcgtttgatctctgggtcgggaag is part of the Bubalus kerabau isolate K-KA32 ecotype Philippines breed swamp buffalo chromosome 4, PCC_UOA_SB_1v2, whole genome shotgun sequence genome and harbors:
- the SUPT4H1 gene encoding transcription elongation factor SPT4 — its product is MALETVPKDLRHLRACLLCSLVKTIDQFEYDGCDNCDAYLQMKGNREMVYDCTSSSFDGIIAMMSPEDSWVSKWQRVSNFKPGVYAVSVTGRLPQGIVRELKSRGVAYKSRDTAIKT